The DNA sequence ACTATTTGCGGCGGTTATCAATTCTTAGGTACTAAATATATCACTCCAGACGGTACAGAATTAGAAGGCTTAGGCATTTTAGATTTCTATACACAGTCTAAAAATGAACGTTTGACAGGCGATATCGTTATTGAAAGCGAAACATTCGGTACAATTGTCGGTTTTGAAAATCATGGCGGCAGAACGTATCATAACTTCGATACATTCGGCAAAGTCAAACATGGTTACGGCAATAATGAAGAAGATAAACGAGAAGGTATTCATTACAAAAACTTGTTAGGAACATATCTGCATGGACCGATTTTACCGAAGAATCATGAACTGACAGATTATTTATTAGAAAAAGCATGCGAAAGAAAAGGTATTCCATTTGAACCGCGTCAATTGGATAATACTGAAGAAGAAGCGGCGAAACAAGCCATTGTCGATCGTTTTGAAAAACAACATTAATCAAAGAAAAGGTCACCTTTCAAGGTTTGTGTAGTGAACCCAAAAAGTTGAACTTTTTGATTAAGCTATTTTCCTAAGGCAAGATTTCTGTATTCAACAGGAGTCTTGCCTTTTAAATTTACTTTTCTTCTTACGTTATTATAGTAATTGATATATTTGTGTATTTCTAATTCCAACTCTTCATAAGAATTAAATTCTTCTCCATAAAACATCTCTTGTTTTAATAGGCCAAAGAAATTCTCCATTGGAGAATTATCATAACAGTTCCCTTTACGCGACATACTTTGAAATATATGATTGTCTTTGAGCGCTTTTACCCAAGCTTTATGCTGGTAGTGCCAACCTTGATCAGAATGTACTGTAGTCCGATAATTTAATTCAGGTATATTTTTAATAGCCTGATTTAAAGATGACAAAGCACATTCTAAATTTGGGTGCCTACTAATAGAATAAGCGATGATTTCTTTTGAAAATACATCTAAAACAGGTGACAAATAAAGCTTTGTATTTGTATTCTTAATATTGAATTGAGTAATATCTGTTAATAATTTTTGATAAGGTCTATCTGATACAAATCTTCGATTTAGTATATTTTTAGCGACTTTTCCAGTGCTTCCTTTATAAGATTTATAGTTTCTGCTTCTATGGTTAAACTTTGTGCATAAAAGTTTATTTTCTCTTGTTATTCTTAAAACTTTCTTATGATTAACTATAATCCCCATTGCATGAAGCTCTAAGGTAATTCTACGATAACCAACACGTTCATGATTTTTTTCGATAATTTCTTTAATCAACTTCAGCAGAGGTGCATCCTTATACTCTTTTAAACCTAAATTGTTTTTCCAATAATGATAGCTGCTTTTAGCTATATTGGCTACTTTTAGAATATGATTCAGCTGATAATCTTTCTCTTTCCTTAACTCAATAATAGCTGAAACTATTTCTTTGTTTGATTTTTTCGAGCTAAGGATTGTAACTTTTTTTCGAGTTCAATTTGGATTTCCAACAATTTATTTTCATAACGTAGTCTTTCAAGTTCTTCTCTTTCAGTTTCGTTTAATGGTTGGTTAGACGATTCACTCTTCTTATTTTTCATGGCTTTGGACACACGACCTTTCGGTTTTGGTTTTAAGCCAAGAATACCATACTCATTAAATTTCTTCTGCCATTGAGCAATTAAGGAAGGGTTAGGAATATTAAATATTTTCGCAGTTTCTTTATACGATAAATGATGTTCCAATCGGTATTCTATGATTTCACATTTTTCTTCTTTTGAATATTTTCTTTTTGTCATACCAAAAGTAAGACCTTGAATACCGAAGGTATCGTACTGATAGATCCATCTTTCGATATAAGAATGATGAATATTGTACTTTTTAGCTAATGAACCATAACCAATTTGCCCGCTTTTGTATTCTTGTAATATTTTAAGTTTGAAATCTAAACTATAACTTTTATTCATAATTAAACACCCCAAAAGTTGAATTTTGTAGGTTCAACTTTTGGGGTGCAGTACATTGGAAGGTGACCTTTCTTTACGCATAACGCTCATCTAGAATACGATACGTCATTAATATTTCGTATATGATATGGCTTTTGACTTGCTGCTTCTCAAATTCATCTAAACGAATAATACTTTGTTTTAATGTTTCGGAACAATTATCTTCACGTTCGAAGCCGCCGGTTTCAATAATCTCATCAATACTTTCTGCTATTTTCAATATGGCTTGTGTTTCTTTTTCTGTAAAGGTAAACTCTGTTTTCTTAGGCAGATAAACAATATTAGATAAATGCGTAATAAAGAGACGGTCAGTATGCGCACGGTTGGATAAGCCTTTTAATTTCACCCAATCTTCTTG is a window from the Staphylococcus sp. IVB6181 genome containing:
- a CDS encoding IS3 family transposase: MLSSKKSNKEIVSAIIELRKEKDYQLNHILKVANIAKSSYHYWKNNLGLKEYKDAPLLKLIKEIIEKNHERVGYRRITLELHAMGIIVNHKKVLRITRENKLLCTKFNHRSRNYKSYKGSTGKVAKNILNRRFVSDRPYQKLLTDITQFNIKNTNTKLYLSPVLDVFSKEIIAYSISRHPNLECALSSLNQAIKNIPELNYRTTVHSDQGWHYQHKAWVKALKDNHIFQSMSRKGNCYDNSPMENFFGLLKQEMFYGEEFNSYEELELEIHKYINYYNNVRRKVNLKGKTPVEYRNLALGK
- a CDS encoding transposase; amino-acid sequence: MNKSYSLDFKLKILQEYKSGQIGYGSLAKKYNIHHSYIERWIYQYDTFGIQGLTFGMTKRKYSKEEKCEIIEYRLEHHLSYKETAKIFNIPNPSLIAQWQKKFNEYGILGLKPKPKGRVSKAMKNKKSESSNQPLNETEREELERLRYENKLLEIQIELEKKLQSLARKNQTKK
- a CDS encoding type 1 glutamine amidotransferase gives rise to the protein MNELTLYHFMTDKLNLYSDIGNIIALKQRAKWRNIKLNVVEVNETEGVTLDGCDIFFIGGGSDREQALATKELSKIKGQLKDAIEGGMPGLTICGGYQFLGTKYITPDGTELEGLGILDFYTQSKNERLTGDIVIESETFGTIVGFENHGGRTYHNFDTFGKVKHGYGNNEEDKREGIHYKNLLGTYLHGPILPKNHELTDYLLEKACERKGIPFEPRQLDNTEEEAAKQAIVDRFEKQH